Proteins encoded in a region of the Frondihabitans sp. 762G35 genome:
- a CDS encoding allantoate amidohydrolase: MTVDAQAILDRCDTLAGESSTAEGIERVYLSPEHSAVNRLAAGWMSEVGLETWTDAAGNQRGRLEGSTPGLPALLLGSHLDTVPNAGRFDGILGVMLAIAVVDRVRASGRTLPFALEVLAFGDEEGTRFGTALLGSRAVAGTWDDAWWTLADASETTLREAFVAFGLDPERVGEAAHPAGAAIGYLEAHIEQGPYLEEADRALAVVSSIAGARRFAMALTGEAGHAGGVPFHRRHDALAGASEVVLAVERLARDAGCIATVGRLQAFPGGVNVIPGRVEFSLDLRGETDAARDAVFSGILAVAADTCERRGLAFAVEETHNAPAVVADAALQRAVRAGIRATWDAEPMTLFSKAGHDAMALAESVPWAMLFVRNGRGGISHHPDETVTVEDVATALDAFEAAVLAVAETYPA, translated from the coding sequence ATGACCGTCGACGCGCAGGCGATCCTCGACCGCTGCGACACGCTGGCCGGCGAGAGCTCCACGGCGGAGGGCATCGAGCGGGTCTACCTGTCGCCCGAGCACAGCGCCGTCAACCGCCTCGCGGCGGGGTGGATGAGCGAGGTCGGCCTCGAGACCTGGACCGACGCCGCCGGTAACCAGCGCGGTCGGTTAGAGGGTTCGACGCCCGGGCTCCCGGCGCTGCTCCTCGGCTCGCACCTCGACACGGTCCCGAATGCCGGTCGGTTCGACGGGATCCTCGGCGTGATGCTCGCCATCGCCGTCGTCGACCGTGTCCGCGCCTCCGGCCGCACGCTGCCCTTCGCCCTCGAGGTGCTCGCGTTCGGCGACGAGGAGGGCACCCGGTTCGGGACGGCGCTCCTCGGCTCGCGGGCCGTCGCCGGCACGTGGGACGACGCCTGGTGGACGCTCGCCGACGCCTCCGAGACGACCCTGCGGGAGGCGTTCGTCGCCTTCGGGCTCGACCCCGAGCGCGTGGGGGAGGCCGCGCATCCTGCGGGCGCCGCCATCGGCTACCTCGAGGCCCACATCGAGCAGGGCCCCTACCTCGAGGAGGCCGACCGGGCCCTCGCCGTCGTCTCGTCGATCGCCGGTGCGCGCCGCTTCGCCATGGCGCTCACGGGGGAGGCCGGCCACGCGGGGGGCGTCCCGTTCCACCGCCGACACGACGCCCTCGCCGGCGCCTCCGAGGTCGTCCTCGCCGTCGAGAGGCTGGCCCGAGACGCAGGATGCATCGCCACCGTCGGCCGCCTCCAGGCGTTCCCCGGCGGGGTGAACGTGATCCCCGGCCGGGTCGAGTTCAGCCTCGATCTGCGCGGCGAGACCGACGCGGCGCGCGACGCCGTGTTCTCGGGCATCCTCGCCGTCGCGGCGGACACCTGCGAACGGCGCGGGCTGGCCTTCGCCGTCGAGGAGACGCACAACGCACCCGCCGTCGTGGCCGACGCCGCGCTGCAGCGGGCGGTCCGAGCGGGAATCCGGGCGACGTGGGACGCCGAACCGATGACCCTGTTCTCGAAGGCCGGGCACGACGCGATGGCCCTCGCCGAGTCGGTGCCGTGGGCGATGCTCTTCGTGCGCAACGGCCGCGGCGGCATCAGTCACCACCCCGACGAGACCGTCACCGTCGAGGACGTCGCGACCGCGCTCGACGCGTTCGAAGCCGCCGTCCTGGCGGTGGCCGAGACGTATCCCGCGTGA
- a CDS encoding pyridoxal-phosphate-dependent aminotransferase family protein has product MGPGPINADPRVLRAMSAQLVGQYDPWMTRTMDETQALYREVFVTQNEQTLLVDGTSRAGIEAALVSLIEPGDRVLVPIFGRFGHLLREIAERCGAEVHVIEVPWGQVFTPEQIEEAVVRVQPKLLTIVHGDTSTTMAQPLEGIGDICARNGVLFYTDVTASLGGNTFRVDELGLDAVTAGLQKCLAGPSGSAPATFSERAVEVIRSRKSVEAGIRSEGDAVNAHPIRSNYFDLAMIFDYWGPQRLNHHTEATSMLYCARECARILVDEGLDQAVARHELHGRAMLHGLRGLGLEVFGDVEHRMNNVTAVFIPEGIDGDGARAAMLNDFGIEIGTSFGPLHGKVWRVGTMGYNARKDTVLTTLAALESVLRRGGRTVTGGGGVGAAYEVYEEAGLS; this is encoded by the coding sequence ATGGGCCCCGGGCCCATCAACGCCGACCCGCGCGTGCTCCGCGCGATGTCCGCCCAGCTCGTGGGCCAGTACGACCCCTGGATGACCCGCACGATGGACGAGACCCAGGCCCTCTACCGCGAGGTCTTCGTCACTCAGAACGAGCAGACGCTCCTCGTCGACGGTACCTCGCGCGCCGGCATCGAGGCGGCCCTCGTCTCGCTGATCGAGCCCGGCGACCGCGTGCTCGTGCCGATCTTCGGACGGTTCGGGCATCTCCTGCGTGAGATCGCGGAGCGCTGCGGCGCCGAGGTCCACGTCATCGAGGTGCCGTGGGGCCAGGTGTTTACGCCCGAGCAGATCGAGGAGGCGGTCGTCCGCGTCCAGCCGAAGCTGCTGACGATCGTGCACGGCGACACCTCGACGACGATGGCCCAGCCGCTGGAGGGGATCGGCGACATCTGCGCCCGCAACGGCGTCCTCTTCTACACCGACGTCACCGCGTCGCTCGGCGGCAACACCTTCCGGGTCGACGAGCTCGGCCTCGACGCCGTCACGGCCGGCCTCCAGAAGTGCCTGGCGGGTCCGTCGGGCTCGGCTCCGGCGACGTTCTCGGAGCGCGCCGTGGAGGTCATCCGGTCGCGGAAGTCGGTCGAGGCGGGTATCCGGAGCGAGGGCGACGCGGTCAACGCGCACCCGATCCGCTCCAACTACTTCGACCTCGCGATGATCTTCGACTACTGGGGCCCGCAGCGCCTCAACCACCACACCGAGGCGACCTCGATGCTCTACTGCGCGCGCGAGTGCGCCCGGATCCTGGTCGACGAGGGCCTCGATCAGGCCGTCGCGCGCCACGAGCTGCACGGTCGAGCGATGCTGCACGGGCTCCGCGGTCTCGGCCTCGAGGTGTTCGGCGACGTCGAGCACAGGATGAACAACGTCACCGCCGTCTTCATCCCCGAGGGCATCGACGGCGACGGCGCGCGGGCCGCGATGCTGAACGACTTCGGCATCGAGATCGGCACCTCGTTCGGCCCCCTCCACGGCAAGGTCTGGCGCGTCGGGACGATGGGCTACAACGCGCGCAAAGACACGGTCCTCACCACGCTCGCGGCCCTCGAGTCCGTGCTGCGCCGCGGCGGCCGGACGGTCACCGGAGGCGGGGGCGTCGGAGCCGCGTACGAGGTCTACGAGGAGGCTGGCCTCTCATGA
- a CDS encoding AtzH-like domain-containing protein — translation MSDVTETAPTTVQGELPDGLVEAFDAYERALADNDRVALAAAFEEGDETLRADTAGLLVGHEAITAFRGRRSAAPDRSVVDLHVRALGPDAALVVSVNAPAAGGQGLVTQLWRRGADGVWRIAVAQVQAPAPVFDTRIWRVVGAPLVAPAADPASSSDPADDAHSLRGETVAVKDLFAVAGHAIGAGVPAYLAEAPVRKFHAPAVQALLDAGAALLGIAQTDEFAYSIAGRNSAYGTPPNGAVPGAISGGSSSGPASAVALGHATIGLGTDTGGSIRVPASYQGLWGLRTTHGAVRRTDLVPLAPTFDTVGWLTRDADRLARAAASTLVGLTATSAFAQRPVAPAFVVDPRLTASVSTEVRAAFGSLLGSLVASGAVDRPDEVALGDIAHLYELFRTIQSAEAWRSHGDWITANPGSLAPDVESRFAFGRSVTPEREQDARVELAEQRQHLDRVLADRILLLPSASSAAPPLSATPAEFDAVRSATLGLTCIAGIGGFPAVSAPLMRVSGGPVGLCLVGPRGSDLALVEVAAGLAQALAV, via the coding sequence ATGAGTGACGTGACGGAGACCGCGCCGACGACCGTCCAGGGGGAGCTGCCAGACGGGCTCGTGGAGGCGTTCGACGCCTACGAGCGGGCGCTCGCGGACAACGACCGGGTCGCACTCGCCGCAGCCTTCGAGGAGGGTGACGAGACGCTGCGCGCCGACACCGCCGGGCTCCTCGTCGGGCACGAGGCCATCACGGCGTTCCGCGGGCGCCGGTCGGCGGCTCCGGACCGCAGCGTCGTCGACCTGCACGTGCGCGCCCTGGGGCCGGATGCAGCGCTCGTCGTCTCCGTGAACGCCCCGGCCGCGGGTGGCCAGGGCCTCGTCACGCAGCTCTGGCGCCGCGGGGCGGACGGCGTGTGGCGGATCGCCGTGGCCCAGGTGCAGGCGCCCGCCCCCGTCTTCGACACGCGCATCTGGCGGGTCGTGGGAGCGCCGCTCGTGGCTCCCGCTGCCGACCCCGCCTCGTCGTCGGACCCCGCCGACGACGCGCACTCGCTCCGCGGCGAGACCGTCGCCGTGAAGGACCTCTTCGCCGTCGCCGGCCACGCGATCGGCGCGGGCGTCCCCGCCTACCTGGCCGAGGCTCCGGTCCGTAAGTTCCACGCCCCCGCCGTCCAGGCGCTCCTCGACGCGGGAGCCGCGCTCCTCGGGATCGCCCAGACGGACGAGTTCGCGTACAGCATCGCCGGGCGCAACTCCGCCTACGGGACCCCGCCCAACGGCGCCGTGCCGGGAGCGATCTCCGGCGGGTCGTCGAGCGGGCCGGCCTCGGCGGTCGCCCTCGGGCACGCGACCATCGGGCTCGGCACCGACACCGGCGGGTCGATCCGCGTCCCCGCCTCCTACCAGGGGCTCTGGGGCCTCCGCACGACGCACGGCGCGGTCCGCCGCACCGATCTCGTGCCGCTGGCTCCGACCTTCGACACCGTCGGCTGGCTGACGCGCGACGCCGACCGGCTCGCCCGAGCGGCGGCCTCGACGCTCGTCGGGCTGACGGCGACCTCCGCCTTCGCGCAGCGCCCCGTCGCCCCGGCCTTCGTCGTCGACCCCCGGCTGACCGCGTCCGTCTCGACCGAGGTCCGCGCCGCCTTCGGCTCCCTCCTCGGATCGCTCGTCGCCTCGGGTGCCGTCGACCGTCCCGACGAGGTCGCCCTCGGCGACATCGCCCACCTCTACGAGCTGTTCCGCACCATCCAGTCCGCCGAGGCGTGGCGCTCCCACGGCGACTGGATCACCGCCAACCCCGGCTCCCTCGCCCCGGACGTCGAGTCGCGCTTCGCCTTCGGCCGCAGCGTCACCCCCGAGCGAGAGCAGGATGCCCGGGTCGAACTCGCCGAGCAGCGACAGCACCTCGACCGCGTCCTCGCCGACCGGATCCTGCTGCTCCCCTCCGCTTCGTCGGCGGCCCCGCCGCTGTCGGCGACCCCCGCGGAGTTCGACGCCGTCCGCTCCGCGACCCTCGGGCTCACCTGCATCGCCGGGATCGGCGGCTTCCCGGCCGTGTCGGCGCCCCTGATGCGCGTCTCCGGCGGCCCCGTCGGCCTGTGCCTCGTAGGGCCGCGCGGCTCCGACCTGGCGCTCGTCGAGGTGGCGGCGGGTCTCGCGCAAGCCCTCGCCGTCTGA
- a CDS encoding acetamidase/formamidase family protein has product MTLPTGDILQPGVGEIPASTYLAATLETTLWGRLPCAADTAVLTVDPGTEVTIDTISHEGILDDQGRDPAAYFAGHGVPREHVLDDAVEIAGAPNPRDPAVDGPHVVTGPIAVRGARPGDVVTMTLLRAVPRAPYGVISNRHGRGALAGEYPLAAENVSVFAAVERTAAGELVGTLPRVPGGAHTVRFPLRPFLGIMGVAVSGTERAHSVPPGAHGGNIDINLLVEGTSLHLPVQVDGALAYVGDPHFAQGDGEVALTAMEASLRVTIRFDLIRREEALRAFGEISGPLAETPEFLVPTGLDEDLDLAVQKCVRAAISLLHARFGMDEALAYAYLSAATDFDISQVVDLVKGVHARIRVSDFDE; this is encoded by the coding sequence ATGACCCTTCCGACCGGAGACATCCTCCAGCCGGGCGTCGGCGAGATCCCCGCGTCGACCTATCTGGCCGCCACCCTCGAGACCACCCTCTGGGGGCGGCTGCCCTGCGCCGCCGACACGGCCGTGCTCACGGTCGACCCGGGCACCGAGGTCACGATCGACACGATCAGCCACGAGGGGATCCTCGACGACCAGGGCCGCGACCCCGCCGCGTACTTCGCCGGCCACGGCGTGCCGCGCGAGCACGTGCTCGACGACGCGGTCGAGATCGCAGGAGCCCCGAACCCGCGCGACCCCGCGGTCGACGGCCCGCACGTGGTCACCGGCCCGATCGCCGTCCGCGGGGCCCGCCCGGGCGACGTGGTGACCATGACGCTCCTGCGCGCCGTGCCCCGCGCGCCGTACGGCGTCATCTCGAACCGGCACGGGCGCGGCGCGCTCGCCGGGGAGTACCCGCTCGCGGCCGAGAACGTCAGCGTCTTCGCCGCGGTGGAGCGGACGGCCGCGGGCGAGCTCGTCGGCACGCTGCCGCGCGTGCCCGGCGGCGCGCACACGGTGCGGTTCCCGCTCCGGCCGTTCCTCGGCATCATGGGCGTGGCCGTCAGCGGGACGGAGCGGGCGCACTCGGTCCCGCCCGGCGCCCACGGCGGCAACATCGACATCAACCTGCTCGTCGAGGGGACCTCGCTCCACCTGCCGGTCCAGGTCGACGGCGCCCTCGCCTACGTGGGGGACCCGCACTTCGCGCAGGGCGACGGCGAGGTCGCGCTCACCGCGATGGAGGCGTCCCTCCGCGTGACGATCCGGTTCGATCTGATCCGCCGCGAGGAGGCACTGCGGGCGTTCGGCGAGATCAGCGGGCCGCTCGCCGAGACGCCGGAGTTCCTCGTCCCCACCGGCCTCGACGAGGATCTCGACCTGGCGGTGCAGAAGTGCGTGCGCGCGGCCATCTCGCTCCTGCACGCCCGATTCGGCATGGACGAGGCGCTCGCCTACGCCTACCTGTCGGCCGCGACCGACTTCGACATCTCCCAGGTCGTCGACCTGGTCAAGGGCGTGCACGCCAGGATCCGGGTGAGCGACTTCGATGAGTGA
- a CDS encoding AI-2E family transporter, protein MSFLRPKNTAPGAAPAPFRGDDTVTNGMRIAGAWGWRILVVAACLALVGWLISTLSEIVVPFLIALLISALLKPAVTALIRHRWPRWLAIVVTLLAAIVVVGGLVLLVVEQIRSGLPTLEKESTTRFDQIKSLLAGPPFNLTTSDYNGYLSSITKAVQDSSKSILSGALSIGTTAGHLLTASLLVFFATIFMLIDGENVWKWVTRLFPRRAREAVDGAGQAGWHTLTTFVRVQIFVAAVNGVGIALIAFFLGLPLSIPIGVIVFLASFIPVVGAIVSGAFAVIIALVFVGPLQAVIMLGGVLGVHLLEAHVLQPLVMGNAVRVHPLAVVFAVAGGSFVAGVPGALFAVPTVAVLNVMITYVGQGKWRGRNDRAAAEETAEQVVPETD, encoded by the coding sequence ATGAGCTTCCTCCGCCCCAAGAACACCGCCCCCGGTGCCGCCCCCGCCCCGTTCCGCGGGGACGACACCGTCACGAACGGCATGCGCATCGCAGGAGCCTGGGGCTGGCGCATCCTCGTCGTCGCCGCCTGCCTGGCCCTCGTGGGGTGGCTCATCTCGACTCTCAGCGAGATCGTGGTGCCGTTCCTCATCGCCCTGCTCATCTCGGCGCTGCTGAAGCCCGCCGTCACGGCCCTCATCCGGCACCGCTGGCCGCGCTGGCTGGCGATCGTGGTGACGCTCCTGGCGGCGATCGTCGTGGTCGGCGGACTCGTGCTCCTCGTCGTGGAGCAGATCCGCTCCGGTCTGCCGACGCTCGAGAAGGAGTCGACGACCCGCTTCGACCAGATCAAGTCGCTGCTCGCGGGCCCGCCCTTCAACCTGACGACGAGCGACTACAACGGCTACCTCTCCAGCATCACGAAGGCCGTCCAGGACTCGAGCAAGTCGATCCTCTCCGGCGCCCTGTCGATCGGCACGACGGCCGGCCACCTCCTGACCGCCAGCCTGCTCGTCTTCTTCGCCACCATCTTCATGCTCATCGACGGCGAGAACGTCTGGAAGTGGGTGACGCGCCTCTTCCCGCGTCGGGCTCGCGAGGCCGTGGACGGAGCCGGTCAGGCCGGCTGGCACACCCTGACCACGTTCGTCCGGGTGCAGATCTTCGTCGCCGCGGTGAACGGCGTCGGCATCGCCCTGATCGCCTTCTTCCTCGGCCTGCCGCTGTCCATCCCGATCGGCGTCATCGTCTTCCTGGCGTCGTTCATCCCCGTGGTCGGAGCCATCGTCAGCGGTGCGTTCGCGGTCATCATCGCCCTGGTGTTCGTCGGCCCGCTGCAGGCGGTCATCATGCTCGGCGGCGTGCTCGGCGTGCACCTCCTCGAGGCGCACGTGCTCCAGCCGCTCGTGATGGGCAACGCCGTCCGGGTCCACCCCCTGGCCGTCGTGTTCGCGGTGGCCGGAGGCTCGTTCGTCGCCGGCGTGCCCGGGGCGCTCTTCGCGGTGCCGACCGTGGCCGTGCTCAACGTGATGATCACGTACGTCGGCCAGGGCAAGTGGCGCGGGCGGAACGATCGCGCCGCGGCCGAGGAGACCGCCGAGCAGGTCGTGCCGGAGACCGACTAG